One Zeugodacus cucurbitae isolate PBARC_wt_2022May chromosome 3, idZeuCucr1.2, whole genome shotgun sequence genomic region harbors:
- the LOC105210802 gene encoding serine-rich adhesin for platelets isoform X3 — translation MELPSMVQRSGDTLIVRSVVSGNQLYLDQGAASTNNNQNNKHSSPSPLQQQQQQQSISAANLSNSTLEQFERYRAAAAQYHLQQQQLQNATQQQQNAVAAASAVAQQQAMELKDEGLPQCKIKRNYSCSYCTYFTQNPRYHLTHLRDVHGEKIVINKCKLCLYASRHFQKLVRHMKMVHGCTDGVTGGHGQPRGKRGMSREARKRKLEQSVGLGSAPMEINSGSNMGMSEGMPTYEQVKRELAVVYERELQAQRERELEVRQQARNAYEQEMQAASAAATTEAQRRQSPINSINNNNNNANVITNGSSNSVMNSQNDFQLPPAHQQPININTHSIELSSSPTDSVSSGQGTDAATSAALHSGGVSLSYVGDEPSQNRLLKCSLCDFTTLFRAQLLDHEMDEHCKTKFFRCEKCSYVTHIKARFSKHVKYHSMPMIKCVTCDFRTPYKWNLDRHMKNHGGAGPFKCAACDFTADIKQSLTVHEMNHHVPPVGHAAGMSLARRRNKVGGTDLCDDFLSDSVDLIEDHYNNNNIDEYEEALMTVEPYSKRSKYDDDEPTDLSAKGGSSDTSSVHNQSVSLAQTPKAKRPIPNLIPIPKNTGSSIINLSKEFATPRSSLTDIASMFLNDKHISEIFEKTDAAQLSPTPTVASTSSHASRSLLQKKPIPGGSFFDKLKSSALTGPNENLICPCGHMAKCLSESIIHRKTCNFAAIAEDDIEEEQDDADDRLEIDFNDDDDRQSHSALNLSVTGSTRCQHCRHRCKSSVDLLNHLKQCTEASRCGNDSFDSLSGESNGGRAGCADSIADQHPMENRVFIWNKIPGGEPGQREGSQCSDSRGQANNTMESSGSSGHGASSATCEENSYYGVETAPGYGEVTKKMTPEEEAANSSLKKVYKCPHCSFWASTASRFHVHIVGHLNKKPFECSLCSYRSNWRWDITKHIRLKTIRDPSHKNARVLMNDETGRRNYTKYNKYITLMKVTEEDGDPKLMKSGEMTPNQVASLSFINDFNKGVVSNALTSTHLNGIKEDITLEPIPSKSSNGGGGNNGSDQLNDSFIHIPLLATMMNVAMTQQQHQQQKDADQGQTTMITPSVTISAVKRSPPPLMKPSDDLVTDVRQEGNEKKTFYRCRKCSFRHTNRDAVLAHVKIHYQDANYPIVTATATTSPKLLNSQQQQPNTPLQVAVNQNIYMNKVLAAMCLSQQQQQQQPNSSTPNNNNNNDQQHSIISTGLLQQAIQGASPNSPLGCLALSLAGKSPAKATASILEHGEQKATQNEASAQRPTSPKQHNNNNPNNISIANFATSSSTTASPNSSGGSNAIGGVGMVGSTSTSASSLQHLLTSPRGTYTTSSSNSSLRNPVHSPTIGNSINNSNGGSGHTNNNNNNKNLVMGALTVLKHNIATTPSRHSNDGVFGSPTSAVSTAAAAAATATDVNATSSSSSLLLASPNGAGSAAQHNTPSGTTVTTLSTTPSNCNAFNGVKSANNPYHMQMGGLIGASSSMSNNHNVVGSGGSVGGGGGNGVGVIGSQMTHSDNKNSLCIGGIMFGSNNSTTTTTSTTSLIRNTSIPTTTTSSSAIATIASSPTTAGHSGGASSSSCNLLLNSAQSATAAAAAAAAAAAALYASNAITLSPPSASSSSCISANATTANNFNNLTQNLNQSPNNNCSNLLVNDSERREPSPYRCGHCHQVSNWKHVIQRHCRLKHAGDIRIETLDRTVNSNERNAPPVYRPLGSGATNESNYGQTLKALQQQQQQHMQQQQQQHQQQSTHLHNMSGPPSNSVLMSNNKNEQHLLHSPLAGTAAANAATTPQELQQAAAAYIAATYKAAAAAANSAGNSSAAAAVAAAAALGLSSEDLLLHQQLQQNDQIEITRLPQGVGSAAAGQSQSSVQQPQPQQQQLNSKCKQQKCPMCPYISESKSQMNYHISLHKPTQYECKLCTFVCAKKQHLSSHMRTVHQQHNLGASNQMSSSINAAINSMDFSMALQLAAVAQAQQDPSSLNSPLAIDLTALKQKFSVFHQEHQQQQQRQSQQAAAQHTQQQLQHAHLHAPTSVENRIKCILYCPKCPARYIEKYAETSSAKSELEDHLKYHSGSDALSRMANSKPTTAPAFKCEFCDYAGAHEVYIQKHRYVHTQSYQDKCAELYKHVHEDAEYAPPKLMQITLAKSLQQAPETIWIVDNDLNEQCKEQHQQQQHASISSSSVTPGIASATMAATAHFDTANSLLKKQLESGMGGSSAGGAGSSAAMGHSPPPTPMPKELPNADADDSSNMPSTSASVATSDLAVDGGSDFTSSIASPAAMEKCLYCPYETKHTTFYKAHLQHHICISQQKEAYTCEHCDYTDAKQEHIEEHTRVHFNAVEKLKSVAFFTSYDNLELSVEQEQGGGGADDEATAATSEELMEEREQQAEDPSEPQESMQNEVLKEQQLTAVKGSSSGGLKIKVDSDDRSAEKTPTAATTTTAAATDNMKKPCNKIILYKNDGCLSIKREGANSTINGSNNNNNSNANCENISDRLRRRISRNNSSNATHLNGNANNNNNNNNNNISDEQSAAVAVATGCGAQQPSHKTILVNAKTGQVISRN, via the exons ATGGAACTACCCTCGATGGTGCAACGCTCCGGCGACACGCTTATAGTGCGTAGTGTCGTCAGTGGCAATCAATTGTACTTGGATCAGGGTGCCGCTTCcacaaataataatcaaaacaacaaacatagtAGTCCTTCAccactgcagcagcaacaacagcaacagtcgaTTAGTGCCGCTAATTTATCAAATAGTACGTTGGAACAATTCGAACGTTATCGTGCTGCAGCGGCACAATATCacctacaacagcaacaactccaGAATgccacacaacagcaacaaaatgcgGTGGCTGCTGCTTCAGCGGTGGCCCAACAACAGGCGATGGAACTGAAGGATGAGGGTCTGCCACAATGTAAAATCAAGCGAAATTACAGCTGTAGTTACTGCACATATTTCACACAGAATCCGCGTTATCACCTGACGCATTTGCGTGATGTGCATGGTGAAAAAATCGTAATTAATAAGTGCAAGTTGTGTTTGTATGCATCGCGACATTTCCAAAAGTTGGTGCGACACATGAAAATGGTGCACGGCTGCACCGATGGTGTGACCGGCGGGCATGGACAACCGCGTGGCAAGCGCGGTATGAGTCGTGAGGCACGCAAGCGAAAACTAGAGCAAAGCGTGGGGCTGGGAAGTGCTCCTATGGAAATCAACAGCGGTAGTAATATGGGAATGAGTGAAGGCATGCCGACTTATGAGCAG GTCAAACGCGAATTGGCCGTTGTCTATGAACGTGAATTGCAAGCACAACGTGAGCGTGAGCTTGAAGTCCGACAACAAGCACGAAACGCCTACGAACAAGAAATGCAAGCAGCTTCCGCAGCTGCAACTACGGAGGCACAACGCCGTCAGTCgccaataaattcaataaacaataacaacaacaatgctaatGTTATTACAAATGGCAGCAGCAATAGCGTCATGAACAGCCAAAATGATTTTCAATTGCCACCCGCGCATCAGCAACCGATTAATATCAATACACACAGCATTGAGCTCTCCTCATCTCCCACCGATTCGGTTTCATCGGGACAAGGTACTGATGCTGCTACTTCAGCAGCCTTGCACTCGGGTGGCGTTTCATTGTCATATGTTGGTGATGAACCCTCGCAGAATAGGCTCTTGAAATGCAGTCTCTGCGACTTCACAACATTATTCCGCGCCCAATTGTTGGACCACGAAATGGATGAGCATTGTAAAACGAAATTCTTCCGCTGTGAAAAGTGTTCGTATGTCACACATATAAAAGCGCGTTTTAGCAAACATGTTAAATATCACTCCATGCCTATGATTAAGTGCGTCACTTGCGATTTTCGCACACCATATAAATGGAATCTCGATCGTCATATGAAAAATCATGGTGGTGCTGGTCCATTCAAGTGTGCCGCCTGTGATTTCACCGCTGATATAAAGCAATCCCTGACCGTTCACGAAATGAACCACCATGTGCCGCCGGTGGGACATGCAGCGGGCATGTCGCTGGCACGACGACGCAACAAAGTCGGCGGTACAGATTTATGCGATGACTTCCTAAGCGATTCGGTAGATTTAATAGAAgatcattataataataataatattgatgaaTACGAAGAAGCTTTAATGACTGTGGAACCGTACAGCAAGCGTAGTAAATATGATGATGATGAACCCACCGACTTGTCGGCGAAAGGAGGCTCCTCCGACACATCTTCCGTGCATAATCAAAGTGTGAGTTTAGCACAGACGCCAAAGGCGAAGAGACCTATACCGAATCTCATTCCGATACCGAAAAATACCGGATCAAG CATTATTAACCTTTCGAAAGAGTTTGCCACACCGCGTAGCTCTCTTACGGATATCGCATCCATGTTTCTCAATGACAAACACATTTCCGAAATTTTTGAGAAGACGGATGCAGCCCAATTGTCACCCACCCCCACCGTCGCGTCCACATCAAGTCACGCTTCACGTAGTTTATTACAAAAGAAGCCCATACCTGGTGGCAGCTTTTTCGACAAATTAAAGTCCTCTGCATTGACAGGGCCAAATGAAAATCTTATCTGCCCTTGCGGCCACATGGCAAAATGCTTGTCTGAATCGATAATACATCGCAAGACTTGCAATTTCGCCGCTATCGCCGAAGATGACATCGAAGAAGAGCAAGATGATGCAGATGATCGTCTGGAAATAGATTTTAACGATGACGACGATCGCCAGTCACATTCGGCACTGAATTTGAGTGTTACCGGATCGACACGTTGTCAGCATTGTCGCCACCGTTGCAAATCGTCAGTAGATCTTTTGAATCATCTTAAACAATGCACCGAAGCAAGCCGTTGTGGCAATGATTCATTTGATTCACTCTCTGGTGAGAGCAACGGTGGACGTGCTGGTTGCGCTGACTCCATTGCAGATCAGCATCCTATGGAGAATCGTGTATTTATTTGGAATAAAATTCCGGGCGGTGAGCCTGGACAACGTGAAGGCAGTCAATGCTCAGATTCACGCGGGCAAGCAAACAATACAATGGAGTCTTCGGGCAGCAGCGGGCATGGCGCCAGTAGTGCTACTTGTGAGGAGAACAGTTATTATGGTGTTGAAACAGCGCCAGGTTATGGCGag GTAACGAAAAAGATGACACCAGAGGAGGAAGCAGCTAATTCATCATTGAAAAAGGTTTACAAATGTCCACATTGTTCCTTTTGGGCTTCCACAGCATCGCGTTTTCACGTACACATTGTTGGTCATTTGAATAAGAAACCGTTTGAATGCTCACTCTGCTCGTATCGTTCCAATTGGCGTTGGGATATAACGAAGCACATACGCCTAAAGACCATCCGCGATCCGAGCCACAAGAATGCACGTGTCTTGATGAATGACGAGACCGGTCGTCGAAACTAtaccaaatacaataaatatataacattgATGAAAGTCACCGAAGAAGACGGTGATCCGAAATTGATGAAATCTGGCGAGATGACACCCAATCAGGTCGCTTCACTTTCCTTCATCAATGACTTTAACAAAGGTGTGGTGTCCAATGCATTGACATCAACGCACTTGAATGGCATAAAGGAGGACATAACCCTCGAACCAATACCATCCAAGTCAAGCAATGGCGGTGGCGGTAATAACGGTAGTGATCAGTTAAACGATAGTTTTATACATATACCTTTACTGGCTACGATGATGAATGTTGCAATgacacaacaacagcatcagCAACAGAAGGATGCGGATCAAGGTCAAACAACCATGATAACACCTTCAGTCACCATTTCTGCAGTGAAACGCTCGCCACCGCCACTAATGAAACCAAGCGATGATCTCGTTACGGACGTGCGACAGGAGGGGAATGAGAAGAAAACATTCTATCGTTGTCGTAAATGCAGTTTTCG TCATACCAATCGCGACGCGGTACTCGCCCACGTCAAAATACATTATCAGGATGCCAATTATCCGAttgtaacagcaacagcaactacTTCACCAAAATTGCTGaattcgcaacaacaacaacccaacACACCACTTCAAGTGGCTGtgaatcaaaatatttacatgaaCAAAGTTCTCGCCGCAATGTGCCTttcccagcaacaacaacaacaacagcccaaTTCGAGTAcaccaaacaataacaacaataatgatcAACAGCATTCCATAATATCAACCGGTCTGCTACAGCAGGCTATACAGGGTGCCTCACCAAATTCACCACTCGGCTGTTTGGCATTATCGCTCGCCGGCAAGAGTCCAGCAAAAGCAACTGCTTCTATTTTAGAGCACGGTGAGCAGAAAGCGACACAAAATGAGGCAAGTGCCCAAAGGCCAACGTCGcccaaacaacacaacaacaacaatccaaATAATATAAGCATAGCAAATTTTGCGACGTCATCGTCGACAACCGCTTCTCCCAACTCCTCGGGCGGCAGTAATGCGATTGGTGGTGTTGGTATGGTCGGCAGTACGTCCACATCAGCATCATCGTTGCAACACTTGTTGACCTCACCGCGTGGCACTTACACAACATCATCATCAAATTCATCATTACGCAATCCAGTGCATTCGCCTACAATCGGCAACAgtatcaacaacagcaatggtGGTAGTGGTCatactaataacaataataacaataaaaatttggttATGGGTGCTTTAACAGTTCTGAAACACAACATCGCAACAACGCCTTCACGGCACTCAAACGACGGTGTCTTTGGTTCACCCACAAGCGCCgtttcaacagcagcagcagcagccgcaacAGCAACAGATGTAAATgctacatcatcatcatcatcattactACTAGCGTCACCAAATGGTGCTGGTAGTGCAGCACAACACAATACACCCAGTGGCACAACAGTAACTACACTTTCAACTACTCCTTCCAATTGTAATGCATTCAACGGAGTTAAAAGCGCTAACAATCCATATCATATGCAAATGGGTGGTCTCATCGGTGCTTCTTCATCTATGTCCAACAATCATAATGTTGTTGGTAGTGGTGGtagtgttggtggtggtggtggtaacGGTGTCGGTGTCATTGGTAGTCAAATGACTCATAGTGATAATAAGAATAGTCTATGTATTGGTGGTATTATGTTTGGTTCTAATAattctactactactactacttctaCTACTAGTTTAATTCGCAATACTTCCATACCTACTACTacaacatcatcatcagcaatagcaacaatagcTAGCAGTCCTACAACTGCTGGCCATAGTGGTGGTGCATCATCATCTTCAtgtaatttgttattaaattcggcTCAGTCGGcaacagcggcggcggcggcggcagcagcagcggcagcagctcTTTATGCTTCCAATGCGATCACATTGTCACCGCCATCGGCATCGTCGTCGTCGTGCATTtcggcaaatgcaacaacagcaaacaatttCAATAATCTCACACAAAATCTCAATCAAAGTCCAAATAACAATTGTAGTAATTTATTAGTAAACGACAGCGAGCGACGTGAACCGTCGCCGTATCGTTGCGGTCATTGTCATCAAGTATCGAATTGGAAGCATGTCATTCAG CGGCATTGTCGCTTGAAACACGCTGGCGACATACGCATCGAAACCCTTGATCGCACCGTCAATAGCAATGAACGCAATGCGCCGCCCGTCTATCGACCGCTCGGCAGTGGCGCCACCAATGAGTCTAATTATGGGCAAACACTTAaagctttacaacaacaacagcaacagcatatgcagcagcaacaacaacaacaccaacagcaatcCACACATCTGCACAACATGTCGGGTCCGCCAAGCAACAGTGTACttatgagcaacaacaaaaacgagcaACATCTGTTGCATTCACCACTCGCCGGCACTGCAGCCGCCAATGCGGCGACTACACCGCAAGAGCTGCAACAAGCTGCCGCCGCTTATATCGCAGCCACCTATAAggctgcagcagcagcggcaaatTCAGCTGGCAATAGTTCGGCGGCAGCCGCCGTCGCCGCAGCAGCTGCGCTTGGACTTAGCAGCGAGgatttgttgttgcatcaaCAATTGCAGCAAAATGATCAAATTGAAATAACGCGCTTACCGCAAGGTGTCGGCAGCGCAGCTGCCGGCCAGTCGCAGTCGTCAGTACAACAGccgcagccacaacaacaacaattgaattcGAAATGCAAGCAGCAAAAGTGCCCAATGTGCCCGTACATCTCGGAGAGCAAATCGCAAATGAATTATCACATCTCGTTGCATAAGCCGACGCAGTACGAGTGCAAATTGTGCACCTTCGTGTGCGCGAAGAAGCAGCATTTGAGCAGTCACATGCGTACCGTGCATCAGCAACACAATTTGGGTGCGTCCAACCAAATGAGCAGCAGCATAAACGCCGCCATCAATTCCATGGACTTCAGCATGGCGCTGCAATTAGCTGCCGTTGCGCAGGCGCAACAG GATCCTTCATCATTAAACTCGCCACTAGCTATAGATCTGACAGCTTTAAAGcagaaattttctgtgtttcaTCAggaacaccaacaacaacagcaacgccaATCACAGCAAGCAGCTGCCCAACacacgcaacaacaactacaacacgcCCACCTACATGCGCCAACTTCCGTTGAGAATCGAATAAAGTGCATACTTTACTGCCCCAAATGTCCCGCGCGTTACATAGAAAAATACGCTGAAACCTCGAGTGCCAAATCGGAATTGGAGGATCACCTGAAATACCACAGTGGCAGCGATGCGCTGAGTCGCATGGCCAACAGCAAGCCAACTACAGCACCCGCCTTCAAATGTGAATTCTGCGATTATGCCGGCGCACACGAAGTCTACATACAGAAGCACCGTTATGTGCACACACAAAGCTATCAGGACAAATGTGCCGAACTGTATAAGCACGTACACGAGGATGCCGAATATGCGCCGCCCAAACTTATGCAAATCACCTTGGCCAAGAGCCTGCAACAGGCGCCCGAAACCATTTGGATCGTCGACAATGACCTCAATGAGCAGTGCAAAGAgcagcatcagcaacaacaacacgccaGCATATCATCCTCTTCTGTGACGCCCGGAATAGCGTCCGCAACAATGGCAGCTACAGCACACTTCGATACCGCTAATTCGCTGTTGAAAAAACAGTTGGAGTCCGGTATGGGTGGTAGCAGCGCTGGTGGTGCAGGTAGTAGCGCTGCAATGGGCCACTCGCCTCCACCGACACCTATGCCCAAAGAGCTGCCCAACGCCGATGCGGATGATTCATCGAATATGCCATCGACGAGCGCTTCAGTGGCCACCAGCGATTTAGCAGTGGATGGCGGCAGTGATTTCACCTCGAGCATCGCCTCGCCGGCGGCAATGGAGAAATGTCTCTACTGTCCCTACGAGACGAAGCATACCACATTCTACAAAGCGCACTTACAGCATCACATATGCATTAGCCAGCAGAAGGAGGCTTACACCTGCGAACATTGCGATTATACGGATGCCAAGCAGGAGCACATCGAAGAGCACACACGTGTGCACTTCAATGCGGTGGAGAAACTGAAATCGGTAGCCTTCTTCACCTCATACGACAATTTGGAATTGAGTGTGGAGCAGGAGCAGGGTGGTGGCGGCGCAGATGATGAGGCAACAGCGGCAACATCAGAGGAGTTGATGGAGGAGCGCGAACAGCAAGCAGAAGACCCGAGCGAACCACAGGAGTCCATGCAAAATGAA GTGCTAAAGGAGCAACAACTGACGGCGGTGAAAGGTAGCAGCAGCGGTGGTTTGAAAATAAAAGTCGACAGCGATGACAGATCTGCAGAGAAAACGCCaactgctgcaacaacaacaacagcagcagcaacggacAACATGAAAAAACCTTGCAACAAAATTATACTCTACAAAAATGATGGTTGCTTGAGCATAAAGCGCGAAGGTGCCAACTCTACCATtaacggcagcaacaacaataacaattcaaATGCTAATTGTGAAAATATTAGTGATCGCCTGCGTCGTCGCATATCGCGTAATAACAGCAGCAATGCCACACATTTAAATGGCAATgcgaacaataataacaacaacaacaacaacaatataagtgATGAACAAagcgctgctgttgctgttgccactGGCTGTGGCGCACAGCAGCCAAGCCACAAAACCATATTAGTAAACGCCAAAACAGGTCAGGTTATTAGTCGGAATTAA